A region of the Polaribacter sp. L3A8 genome:
ACAATGGTTTTAGAGCAATAGGTTTAACAAACGAAACATTTAATTTACCAAAAGCAGCAACGTTAGATAGCCAAAAAGAACTAATAGCTGAATTAAAGAAAATAAAATTACCAAACATAAAAATTCTTTTAACAGGAAACGGAAAAGTGGCTTACGGAGCAAAAGAAATGTTAGATGGAATAAATATTAAAGAAGTTTCTGTAAATGAATATTTAAACAACTCGTTTAACGAGCCTGTTTACTGTTTGGCAGATGTGTTAGATTATAACAAGCGTAAAGACGGACAGATTATTGATAATTTCGATTTTTATGAGCATCCTGAAAATTACGAATCTGATTTTATGCGTTTTGCAAAAGTAACAGACTTTTTTATTGCTGGTCATTTTTATGGCAACGGAGCACCTTATTTATTTACAAGAGAAGATGCAAAAGCCAAAGATTTTCATATAAAATTTGTGGCAGACATTTCTTGCGATGTAGATGGTCCTGTTGCTTCAACTTTAAAAGCATCAACCATTGCAGATCCTATTTATGGTTACCATCCACAAACGGAGTCTGAAGTTAGTTTTAAAAACAAAGATGCTATTGTTGTAATGGCAGTAGACAATTTACCTTGTGAATTGCCTAAAGATGCAAGTGAAGGTTTTGGAGAAATGTTTTTACAAAACGTAATTCCTGCTTTTTTTAATAACGATAAAGACGGCGTTTTACAACGTGCAAAAATGACAGAAAACGGAAAATTGACCCCACGTTTTTCTTATTTACAAGATTATATTGAAGGAAAAGAATAATGATTCAAGACAGACAGTTTCTTATCGATTTAGCAAAAATGAAAATGCCTTTTGGAAAATACCAAGGCAGATATTTAATCAATTTACCAGAACATTATATAGTTTGGTATAAAAATAAAGGCTTCCCTAATGGAAAATTAGGAAAACAAATGGAATTGGTTTATGAACTGCAACTAAATGGATTAGAAGATATTATTAGAAAAATTCAACAAGATTTTACTTCATAAATAATGTTTTTTGGTAGAAAACTGTTTATCTGATACGGTGCAATCTTGCATTATGTGTTAGGTTATACATTGATGCGAGGTACAAAATCTGTGTAATTCGATACAATTTTGTTGGTAATAACTGCATCCGCAGAAAGATTTGAGGTAGCTTGTATTGTCATAAAAATTACTGTTTTTCCTCAGGATTAAATCACTTTTATAAATTAGAATTAATTTTTATAGCTCTAATGATTCATACATTAAGAGCTATCATTTACGTAGTTGTGCTTTTTTATTTATTCCCTTATAAAAAAAACAGGAAAAACCCTTAAAGTGCTGGTGGTTATTGTTTTGTATATTAGATTCTACAAATTTAAAACAAATAACATGAAAAATTTACTAAATTTTACCTTAATATTATTTTTTACTTTGGGAATAAATGCTCAAATTAAAAAAACAGACACCGTTAAAAAATCAGTTAAAAAGGGTAGGCTAATCAAACTGAAAACTAACCCAAAATTGATAAAAAAAGACACCGAAGACAAAGAGATTCCTAAAAAATATTATAGCCTTAATGGGAGTAAATCAGGCGTAATTAATGCCAAGAATCCAAAATTTTCTTTTCTAAAAAACTTTAAAGTAAAAGATAATTTTTCTAGTATTTCTGATACGTATGGAGAGAGGAGTGTTACAGTTATTAGTGATGATGAAAAAAACTCCATCGAAACGACTGTTGTAGATACAAGTGGTAAAGAATTAGAAGATGGTTTAGAATGTGTTAATCAAACTATTACCGTAAACGCAAATAGTAGTTCTTTTAAAGAGTTTGTAGAAGAAGCTGTGCCAACTTGGATAAAACCTGGAGTTATTTTGAATGTAACTGATTTTTTAAATTTTAATAGAAGACCAGTTGTTGCGGCAAGAAAACCTATTACAATTTTCACTGATTTGAATAGAAATGGAAGTGTTACCGAAATTATTGAAAACCCTGGTTCAATTAGTCAAATACAAACCGCAGTAAATAACTTAAATAAAGGCGGAAACGTGATGTCTAATTTTGCCCCAGAGTATACAGAAGTTCATAATATAGATGAATTTA
Encoded here:
- a CDS encoding NAD(P)-dependent oxidoreductase; the encoded protein is MKFGIIKERKNPPDRRVVFSPGKLQEFKKNYPEAAIKVESSDIRVFSNEAYKAAGLEVTENVSDCDVLFGVKEVPIEALINNKKYFFFSHTIKKQPYNRKLLLAILEKNIELYDHETIVGENGMRLIGFGRYAGIVGAYNGFRAIGLTNETFNLPKAATLDSQKELIAELKKIKLPNIKILLTGNGKVAYGAKEMLDGINIKEVSVNEYLNNSFNEPVYCLADVLDYNKRKDGQIIDNFDFYEHPENYESDFMRFAKVTDFFIAGHFYGNGAPYLFTREDAKAKDFHIKFVADISCDVDGPVASTLKASTIADPIYGYHPQTESEVSFKNKDAIVVMAVDNLPCELPKDASEGFGEMFLQNVIPAFFNNDKDGVLQRAKMTENGKLTPRFSYLQDYIEGKE
- a CDS encoding DUF3820 family protein, encoding MIQDRQFLIDLAKMKMPFGKYQGRYLINLPEHYIVWYKNKGFPNGKLGKQMELVYELQLNGLEDIIRKIQQDFTS